GCCGTCGGTGGCCACCAGCGCGCTCAGGCACAGCCGGTGCACCTCGAGCACCTCGGGGGCGCAGTCCGCGAGCGCGAGCTCGCCGCGCTGGTAGCGACTGATCTGCGAGTCCGGGCGGTACGGGCTGAACGTGCGGTCCACGTCGCGCAGCTGGGCGTACACCGCGCCCACCGCACGCGCGGTGCTGCGGTCGTGCGCGTGCTCGCCGCGCACGTGCACGCTCACCGGCATCCCCATCACCTGCTCGACCCAGGCCCGGCGGGCCGCGGCGGGTCCGGCGGTACGCACCGGCACCTGCACGCTCATGCGCCGAAAGCCTGGTCGATCGCGTCCTGCAGCGACGCGAGGTAGCCCTGGCTGGTGACGGTGGCCCCCGAGACCATGTCGATCTGCGCGCTCTGCGCCGCGATCACCTCGCTGTTGAGCTGCGGCACCGCATAGGCGTTGATGGCCTGGTCACGGGGGTTGTCGTCCGGGTACTGCACCGCCTGCGCGGAGCTGATGGAGCCCTGCTCCACCGTGATCTCCACCTGCACCGGGCCCCAGCGGGTCTGCGCGACGCCACCGGTGTACGTGCCGTCCGCGGCGGTGCCCGACGAGCCCGTGCCCGACGAGCCCGTGTCGGTCCGACCCGTGGACGTCCCGGTGTCCGACGAGCCCGTGTCCGACGAGCCGGTGTCGGAGCCGGACGCCCCGGGGTCGCTCGCGGTGTCGTCGGAGTCGTCGTCGCCCGAGGCGGCGGGCTCGTCGGACGTGCCGCCCGACGAGGCCGCGGACGACGTGCCGCCCGAGGTGTCGGCGGGTGCGGCCTCGGCTACCGCGCGGTTGGTGCTCGTGGGGTAGGCGAGCAGCAGCACCAGGCCGCTCACGGTGCTCAGGGTCCACCAGGTGATGCGCTTCATGGTCACTCCCAGTCGTAACGCTCGACGTGGATCGCGTCGGGCGGGAGCCCGAGCGCGCGCAGGTCAGCCAGCACGGCGTCGGTCCACGGACCGGGTCCGCACACCACCACGTCGTGCTC
The Cellulomonas gilvus ATCC 13127 DNA segment above includes these coding regions:
- a CDS encoding FMN-binding protein — encoded protein: MKRITWWTLSTVSGLVLLLAYPTSTNRAVAEAAPADTSGGTSSAASSGGTSDEPAASGDDDSDDTASDPGASGSDTGSSDTGSSDTGTSTGRTDTGSSGTGSSGTAADGTYTGGVAQTRWGPVQVEITVEQGSISSAQAVQYPDDNPRDQAINAYAVPQLNSEVIAAQSAQIDMVSGATVTSQGYLASLQDAIDQAFGA